Within the Salmo salar chromosome ssa12, Ssal_v3.1, whole genome shotgun sequence genome, the region GTACAATTGGTTTGCCAATTTAGTcgctagttagctatctagctaagtggttagcttcttaCAAAAATTATATTGCCGGTAACAGCAGAAAAACCCCTCttggatcaagagccttgctgtcTAATAATTGTGTTGTGCGTACAGCAAACTGTAGCCTTTCTGAGTTACTTTTATAACTTTGTGAGCTGGGATGTCTGTCCTGAAAATAGTTCAGGTCAGAGGCTGTCTAAATGTTTGCGATGCTCTTTATCATTTAGTTTGCATTCTATGGGattttacatgtacttgttagcattgctaacctttGGATTACAAAAGCTCAGCGGCGGTTTGAAAATAGTGCcccttgtgttcagtgctggTATTACCGAATATACCAATATGGGACAAGGTCAGTATGAAGGTATGACACTCTGGATACTGCCCAAGCCTACTCCCCATCATTAATGATGATACTCTGATAGTATGCATGTGTCCGAGATAAGTGCACCAGTACAACCATCTTAATACAGAGGAAATCCTCTTGGTGAATTATTCAATGGACACCATTTAAAATGAACAAGGTAAACCAATGGGACAGTTATGACAAGATACAGCTCCATCCCACCTCGCCTCTTGGCAAGGTGACCCACCTGTACTGCGCTGGGGAACAGGGGCTTGCTGACGGCAGCAGGGGCTGCTGCGGCAGGTCGGGGCATCCCTGCCGGGGTGGGTGCCTGGGCCATGTGGGGCATACCAGGACGGTGACCCATGTGGGGTGGCATTCCTTAAGACAAGACATCAggtctcaatatcaaatcaccGTTCTTTCTCAGGAAGTTAGGGAATCCATGACAAATATCATAGCAGGTCATTTCTAGGTCATGATAGAATTGAGAGTGAACATGATTTTGCGCTACTAGAGCTAGGACGATAAACCGAAAATGATCGACACCAACCACTTATCGTGggcattttgctgatatcgttCATTCTGGTAAATAAcctactagagaaatgtgaagtttgaaacaAAATACGTGTGCTAATATAGGTGATTGATAACCGGACAAttgatagctacaacattcaaagTAGTATTAGTATTTTTAAGGGTAATATtaaaactgtggtgcacattcatGTTATAAGCTTATCATTAAATAGATTTTTGTCCACGTCGCCCAGCTCTATGCTAGTCTTGTGAAATTGTCAGCTCTCTCACAAGCCTCATATAGGAGAAAAGTCCTAGATGAGAGAGGTGAGGGCCACAGTGCTGTATCCCCTGTCAATGCCAGACCACCCCACTGGGTACAGAGTGACTGGAGtaagggaggggaagaggggtaCAGACAGTGCTTACCTGGCGGCATACCGGGCATCCGTTGCATCATTGGAGGCATCATCCCTCCCATCCCATGCATCATGCTGTAAGGTGATCAAACCAACAGGTGTGAGTTAGAATCTGAATGATCAAATCTAACTGTCTGATGTTTTAATAATAAGGCAGATCCTGCAGCGACGGACCAGTTCAGGGCGACATTTAACCCCTGCAAAGAGTGAGCAAACGCACCGTGGCTTTGTGTGTCATTGAGAGAGGAAAATGTCACCCACTGAGTAGTATGAGTTAGTGCTCACCCTGGTGGCATTCCGTGCATACCAGGGGGCATCCCATGCATCATGGGCGGGACACCGTGACCTGGCATCATAGGGGGCATTCCTGCATTGGGAAGAAAAGGGAAAGAACCTAGATTTTAAACAATACACCAGGTATAATTTATGAGCCATTATATGGTGATGCTGGGAATTAATTTTTTACAGTTTGTGGTTTGTTCAGAATGGGCATGATTCATTCACAATTCAGAGCAGTTGAACATTTTTGCCAATCATCATTACTTGATGCGAATGTCTTACTGGCAGAACACAGCAATCGTATGGCCATTCAGCCCATGTTCTACCTGAGTAAGCTCCTGGTGGCATGCCTGGAGCCCTGGCCCCGGGAGGGATGCCTGGCTGGGCCAAGGGAGGGACGTAGCTAGCCTGGGGCTGGGCAGCAGGCATCTGCTGCTGAACAAATGAAGGGCCTGGAGCATCATCATCGTCGTCATCCTCGTCAGAGTCGTCCTgattctgcttcttcttctgGCTCTCTGAACACAAAGTAAAGGGGTATTTTAGCCACACAGTAGTTCTTTAAGATTATTTGTTCTGGCTGTAGACTTCTATGGTCGAACCCCCCCATTTCTCAGTACAAATGCAGGAAATGATGTTGACACTAACTAACCCTGTTTTTGTTCtaatgtctttctcctctcctgcaTATCCTTCTCTGGAATTCCTTCCATGCCATAGATTTCCAATTCTATGTCTACCCTTCCAGGTATGGCATTGGGGACCCCATCAATGGTCTCTTTGTGAACCTGAAACACACACGACATCAATGATTAATATCACAAATAAAAGGTATGACCACACAGGTGAATGAATAACCAACAAGTTGTTAATGTGAATACTAACCTGCATACAGTGGATCGCTAGCCCTGGACCAGTGTACAACTTCTTGTGACATATATGGCACTTAAAATGTTTGGCCTTTTGATGTTGGATGAGGATCTTTTCATCATCGAAATCTCGATTACAATACCTTCAAGTTGTGAATTAAGGAAATGTCATAGAGCATAAACTAACGTTggcaagctagctagctggtttCATTCAATCGAGGCTCCCTGCTATTAACGTTACTCCTTTATTTGAACGTAAGGTATAGTTACTCTTTgtgcacaacttctgaccaccaTCTATGACAGACAAAGTATGCCGACTAAGCGTCATAAACTGGGTAGTGGCAGATAGCTACATAATAAATACAATAAGTTACTTTGCTAACTAATAATGCCGCTAGCTACTTTGCTAACATGGCTAGTTTTCCGCCTAAAATGTTCGTCAATATACACCATTTGGGTTTACTTTGTTGAGATAAAACTAAAAGAGAGTGTTGGAAAATTAAATTGCCACAACATTATTACAGAAATACGACAAAGTATCAAAAGTGTGAACAGGTCTTGTGAGGCCTACATTATCTTACTTCGCTAGCTACCTTGCTAAGCATTCGAGCCCTCACTTTCCTTTCATGCGTTTTGTCTATTCCCCAAACCAAAGGATACCAGCACCATGGCTTCATCTGCTTCTTCTTCTTTCGCCCCATCTTTCAGATAGTACTTGGAAAGCTAACGTATAATAACAAACACTGAAATTCGTTCTTATTATGTCATAAACATTAGCGACATGCTGTATGACAACGCCGAAAATGGCGCTTCTTCAAGTGGAGGAAGTGGATTATGATTGCACCCACAATGCTGTACTGATGGAACACGTGCACAATTCCCTAAACAAAAGTGATTTAAATACGCCTTTCCATTATATTGACGAAGTTGTACTTTTTGGGGGATTTGGTCCGAAATAATCGGAAATGAATAATCATACCAAATTATTTTATGTTTGTTCTGCTCGCGTCATTTCAATGCATTCTGTGCGGGTGTAATAACTTTAATGTCCACATGGGAGCGACATTGCACCATACTATTGTATGGCGATGAAGGCGTCAACGCTGTTGTCAATTCAAATgtcgattttatatatatatatatatatatatatatatagtcattGACTAAGACCTGCTGACTGATGTTGTGACTTGATTAAATACGAATATATTGAGTTGCGGGCCTAAGCCCATCTATAAtatagcccatacaactacctcttcccctactgtatttatttatttatttattttgctcctttgcaccccattatttctatttctactttgcactttcttccactgcaaatctaccattccagtgttttacttgctatattgtatttactttgccaccatgacctttttttgcctttacctcccttatctcacctcatttgctcacattgtatatacacttgtttttctactgtattattgactgtatgtttgttttactccatgtgtaactctgtgttgttgtatgtgtcgaactgctttgctttatcttggccaggtcgcaattgtaaatgagagctTGTTCTGAACAtgccgacctggttaaataaaggtgaaataaataaataaataaaaataatagaacaacaacaataaagcaataaggcacgaggggatgtgctatatgtccaatataccacggctaagggcttttCTTACGCgaaacgcggagtgcctggatacagccgattagccctggtatattggccatataacacaaacccgcgaggtgccttattgctattataaactggttactaacaGTATACGGTCTgctataccatggctgtcagccaatcagcattcagggctcgaaccaccccaTTTAAAATACTGAATAGCACAAACTTGCAATGCATGCCATGCATTATGATATGgatgttcaatttcatttgattcaATAAAATGTTATAGAAAAATGTATTAGATCCGCACATAGACTCAATAGGGCCTAGATTGTGAGTCCCCCCAGCCCAGTGCCTTGCATATAAGCCAGACTCATTTGAATAACTGAAAATAACTATACCCAGTGCTGTGCTCAGCAGTCTGAGCAGAAAGTAAACAATAAATCTACTTCAGAGAATCTCCGTTTTcaccccccctcccttctctttaaatccctccccctccatccctttctctcccctccctccctttctctctcctaggTAAATGATTCATTTGGAAAATGGGATATTTATGCAAGTGAGTAAACACAACAGATGCCAATTTCAGGGCTCCTAACGAATGTTAAATTGTATTTATTGGGAGCTGCTGTTGTTTCCCATACGGCAGTGACTAGACtaaagagagaacacagtggcaggcCTCCATCTCTGAATGAATTAGGGCTGACTCTTGTGTTTTCaagcatttattttatttgtatatatttcattttacttgtatttattttttacaataaaCAGAAACACACGTTATCAAAAACAATAGACAACTTAACTTTTACATACATTTCCACAAATATTAATGATATCACACTTGCTCAAGCCCACATGTTCCCACCATATACACACCCAGACCTCAAATTGTTTTATGTTGTTTCTGCCTGTAGccagattttaaaatatatatttaaataataaGGCATGTAATTTCATTCATTATGTTCCAACACTCCCTCCATCAACATCCGTTATTTTTAAGTCTTGGATCCAATAGTTTCTATATGTTTTTAATAGATTGTCAGTTGAGTAGGCTgtctgcaaggttttgtatatctgACCTATCCAGTGGCGACCCGTTATTTTTAGCAAATGTGGGGCATGTTactttggcattaatacgtgtcacatatcagtttgcaaacaatgtaaataaaggaaaataaataattgagttaataaagccacataccaGCTTTTtgtttgctttcttgagtaaggcagctccaaaatgcaggtgtttcagcctagctcattgCTCTctatggtggtggggcagccagtggaacgtttgtaatgttctctagttgcgcagtgattggctcagtgttctgtcactcatggggagcTCGAAAACTCAAGCCCTTGGGTGCTgctatagagttacattagaagtgcccatccaagaagcctCAAGGTCTTTCaacatcttagctagcagtcatcatcgtgAATCAAGTCGAAAATccactggcaaatcctttttatccttgtcatatgaagagaaataatggagagaaattatagataaaacgtattggtgctAATCGgccattacacaacaagttggaaatcacaaattcaacaatgagtggtttggaaggaatcagtggctaactgcaagctctgcaaagcaatcactagcctgctattcagtggtggctgtgtggtcccaagtctgggtttaagggcctcttttccaagtttaaaatgataaacattcaacattggccatgctgtcaattcagcatgatttctgccatgctcaaaacaactgttaactcgtaactgggaaatctgaccagtgagttcaagacaactgggaatttgGAAAAAAACAAGTTTACTTTTTGAAGGGTCATCCAATTCGGAATTGTAAGTCGGGAAATCTGGCCTTTTCTAGAGctacaacctgaagatcactgacgttatCATCATTCGACcatgttttttttcagagttcccagttgtattgaaagcaccataaatccagagaatgccagactttgatgactaaCTTTGATGACAAACTCTGCCCGAAAGGACCAccatgccaccttcctgttcaagtgagcacagcacaacaaggtgagtccaaaaatgtcttgtatgctgctgcataaattatgtaatatgtcagggagatatgtatactgtagctaagaaagtaatactaagtgcatGTTGTGTAATAGGCTGTTAGTCGTCCATGTGCggcaccctaataatttggtctatttttccctcttaatttcacctaacgttactgttctgacttggtggtgcacatgtagcctataacctgttttacagaaatgtaatcatcgaatattgtaagagctttcattgtctgcttatatgccccctttatgaATCCTAcgattctgacttggtgtacagggagaacactgtaagaacggcccatgttctgaatgctgtcgctgtacatttctaaagtgctgaacaaatagttatattgactacgtccgtcctagctcgctcattaatgtcttaattgtcttaatcgaaattacggatcgCCTCTTATCcccttgtcgtccccttatgccatagtttcaACATcgtaattgtcagtagaaaccgcatttgtttaagcaagtaaGCCATATcagccatgttttttttaaagacagtAAATGAGTCTGAGCGAACTGTTTGggtgccagacaaggctccgcttatagccaggtgtagcagtggttaagtgttgggactgctgttgggactttgCTGTTGGGACagttttacagtgcattcggaaagtattcagaccctttgactttttccacattttgttacgttacagccttattctaaaatgaataaaatatttttttccctcatcaatctacacacaataccccataatgacaaagtgaaaacagttttttattcctttttgcaaatgtattaaaaaataaaaacggaaattccttatttacataagtattcagaccctttgctatgaaactcaaaaATGAGCTTAGGTgaatcatgtttccattgatcatccttgagatgtttcttagagtgaagtacatcggaaaaaagcaaaagaaaactgcaagactgaataggagaaaaaacaagcaacaaacaaagaagataggcttttgaaaaataactatttttcataaaattgtagttatcttagctagctgaattgtttaccagttgctaagcagttgctagggactcttttggaagaagctagctagctaacgaagaacaacaaagaatatctagttaacagaagaaaagaaagagaaaatcaggacagaagaaaaaggatatcaaagtgaaacagttctctaaagacacaagatacaataatacaagaaacaacacttctgtagcttgtcaactatgtgtctgtctatccctgttctctcctctctgcacaggccatacaaacgcttcacaccgcgtggccgctgccactctaacctggtggtcccagcgcgcacgacccacgtggagttccaggtctccggcagcctctggaactgccggtctgcagccaacaaggctgagttcatctcagcctatgctaccctccagtccctagacttcctggcgctgacggaaacatggattaccacagataacactgctactaaCACAGTACcaaaattttttatgaaaatctatgcattcactactgtaagtcgctctggataagagcgtctgctaaatgacgta harbors:
- the LOC106564662 gene encoding BUB3-interacting and GLEBS motif-containing protein ZNF207 isoform X2 — its product is MGRKKKKQMKPWCWYCNRDFDDEKILIQHQKAKHFKCHICHKKLYTGPGLAIHCMQVHKETIDGVPNAIPGRVDIELEIYGMEGIPEKDMQERRKTLEQKQESQKKKQNQDDSDEDDDDDDAPGPSFVQQQMPAAQPQASYVPPLAQPGIPPGARAPGMPPGAYSGMPPMMPGHGVPPMMHGMPPGMHGMPPGMMHGMGGMMPPMMQRMPGMPPGMPPHMGHRPGMPHMAQAPTPAGMPRPAAAAPAAVSKPLFPSAVQAQQSASGAVPHSAPSTSSDPPKATFPAYIQSSASSSSSNPPSNTVAKPPATVTSKPATLTTTSATSKLIHPDEDISLEERRAQLPRYQRNVPRQGQVHMSAPPVAAVGGMMPPQQGMPPQQPGMRHPMHGQYGGPPQGVPGYMQGGMPPYGQGPPMGYQGGPPMGMRPPVMSPAGRY
- the LOC106564662 gene encoding BUB3-interacting and GLEBS motif-containing protein ZNF207 isoform X1, with the translated sequence MGRKKKKQMKPWCWYCNRDFDDEKILIQHQKAKHFKCHICHKKLYTGPGLAIHCMQVHKETIDGVPNAIPGRVDIELEIYGMEGIPEKDMQERRKTLEQKQESQKKKQNQDDSDEDDDDDDAPGPSFVQQQMPAAQPQASYVPPLAQPGIPPGARAPGMPPGAYSGMPPMMPGHGVPPMMHGMPPGMHGMPPGMMHGMGGMMPPMMQRMPGMPPGMPPHMGHRPGMPHMAQAPTPAGMPRPAAAAPAAVSKPLFPSAVQMGSHVPNTITASPSSTADSQSAASKPLLSNTSQAQQSASGAVPHSAPSTSSDPPKATFPAYIQSSASSSSSNPPSNTVAKPPATVTSKPATLTTTSATSKLIHPDEDISLEERRAQLPRYQRNVPRQGQVHMSAPPVAAVGGMMPPQQGMPPQQPGMRHPMHGQYGGPPQGVPGYMQGGMPPYGQGPPMGYQGGPPMGMRPPVMSPAGRY